In the genome of Ostrinia nubilalis chromosome 30, ilOstNubi1.1, whole genome shotgun sequence, one region contains:
- the LOC135085870 gene encoding uncharacterized protein LOC135085870 — protein sequence MCVNTGVRGKGPTCTPAGMHCLSSHAQQLNVNGGQKCSCSPQCLDATFREIASNEEIWGKGPFSTRGTVRFTIQPPRTRYTREIVFYFQDLVVSFGGAAGLFLGASFISFVEMFYFVMERVFGLFGRRPRKHEHVKGDED from the exons atgtgtgtgaatacgggcgttaggggTAAAGGCCCGACCTGCACCCCTGCTGGCATGCACTGCCTGTCGTCCCACGCCCAGCAGCTGAATGTGAATGGCGGTCAGAAGTGCAGCTGCAGTCCACAGTGCCTCGACGCGACCTTCCGGGAGATCGCGAGCAACGAGGAGATATG GGGTAAAGGCCCGTTCTCGACCCGGGGCACTGTCCGCTTCACCATCCAGCCACCGCGCACCCGGTACACCAGGGAGATCGTCTTCTACTTCCAGGATCTTGTGG TGTCATTCGGAGGAGCAGCAGGCCTGTTCCTGGGGGCCAGTTTCATCAGCTTCGTGGAGATGTTCTACTTTGTGATGGAGAGGGTCTTCGGGCTGTTCGGAAGGAGACCACGGAAGCATGAGCATGTTAAG GGGGACGAGGACTAG